CGCGATGATCGGGCCGAACTCACCGACCGCGCCGAATGCCATCATCACCGTCCCGAAGCGGCCCCGCAGGTCCCCGGAGTCGCGCAGGATCGGAAGCACCGTGCCGAGCGCGGTGCTGGTCAGCGCCGTGCCGATGACGAAGCTCTTGGTGACGGCGCCCCCGGACAGCGCGAACGCGACGCCGAGTCCGAGCGCCAGCGAGACCACCCACGCCCACACCGAACGGCGCAGGGTGTCCCCGCGGACGGCGTCGAACTGGATCTCGTACCCCGCGAGAAAGATCAGCATCGAGAGGCCGAGGTCCGAGAGCACGTCGATGACCTCGTCGTGGTGGGCCCACCCCAGAACGTCGGGCCCGATGAGGATGCCGAGCAGGATCTCGAAGATGACCAGGGGGACGGGGAGCCAGCGGCTGACGCCGTGGGTGAGGAGGGGCGCGAGCACGGCGATGGCCATGATCAGGATGAGCGTCCCCGGATGCGGCATAGGACGTATTTAACCTAGAGTCGGGCGAAACGGACAGTGGGCGGCAAGCGGATAGCGGATAGCGGGCGACGGTGCGTGATCCGAATGCTTCGAAGGGGGATCCCGTCTGATGAGCCAGAGGTTGGACACGCCGGCGAGTCGGCCCCCGGGCCCGGACGGCAACGGCCCGGACAGCAACGGCCCGGACGGCAACGGCCCCGCCCCGCAGATGCGGCCCGGCCTCTGGAAGCGCTGCCTCTGGGGCGGCCTCGCCCTCTGGCTGCTCACGGCCGTCATCACCTACGCCACGAAGAACACCAACCTCCTGCCCACCCTCATCCTCCTGGGCAGCTTCCTCGTCCCGGCCGTCTTCGTGCTCTGGGCCTACGAGCGGGACGGACGCGACCTCGGCCTCGGCGTGCTGCTCAACTGCTTCATCGTCGGCGGTGTGCTCGGGGTGCTCGGCGCGTCCGTCATGGAGTACTACCTCCTGCACCCCTCCCTGTGGATCTTCCTGGGCGTCGGTCTGATCGAGGAGGCCGTCAAGCTGGTCGCGCTGATGCTGGTCCTGCGCCGCTTCCGGCAGATCCGCGGCCTGCGCGCCGGTCTGGTGCTCGGCGCCGCCGTCGGGTTCGGCTTCGCGGCCTTCGAGAGTTCCGGGTACGCCTTCAACGCCGCCGTCACGATGCGCGGCCTCGACCTGCGTTCGCTCCTGGAGACCGAGATCCTGCGCGGGCTCCTCGCCCCCTTCGGGCACGGCCTGTGGACCGCGATCGCGGGCGGGGTGCTCCTCAAGTTCCGTGAGCCGGGCGGGCGGTTCCGCTTCACGGGGCCGGTCATCGCCACGTATCTCGGTGTCTCGCTGCTGCACGCGCTGTGGGACTCGATGCACGGCATCGCCATCTGGCTCGTCGCGAGGATCACCAGCACCGGGCTCGACCCCGCGCTCTTCGCGCAGGGCTACATCCCCACCCCCACCGAGCAGCAGAAGCACCTGTTCACGCTCTTCTCCGACGGCGGGCTCGTCCTCGTCTCGCTCGCCGGGATCGGCTGGCTGCTCTCGCTCTCGCGTGCGGTGCGGGGTGGTGGTGGCGGTGGTGCGCGGGGCAGGGGGCGTCGTCCTACGTACGCGAGTGGCCCGCCACCGGGATGACGCCGCCGCGAGGCCGCTCCGGTGGTGGGCCGCCGTGCGCCGGGGCTACTGGATCTCCACGGGGCCGTCGCCCTTGCCGCTGTCCGCCTGGCCGCGGGGGGCGGGAGCACCCAGGTACCGCTTGATGTCGACGGGTTCGCGCTCACCCTGCCCCTGCCCACGTCCCTGGCCCTGCCCCTGGGAGGCGGGCGTGGCGAGGTTGTTGCGCACCGAGTCCAGGATCGTCAGGCCCTGCCCGACCAGACCGGCCGCGATCTCGCCCAGCCCGTCCGCGCCGTTCAGGACGTTCACATTGGCGCCGGAGAGGCCGGTCGCCGCCTCCTTCACGATCAGCGGCAACTGGTCGATCAGCATCCGGTCGAGCGCGACCCGGTCGT
This Streptomyces sp. NBC_01283 DNA region includes the following protein-coding sequences:
- a CDS encoding PrsW family intramembrane metalloprotease, which gives rise to MSQRLDTPASRPPGPDGNGPDSNGPDGNGPAPQMRPGLWKRCLWGGLALWLLTAVITYATKNTNLLPTLILLGSFLVPAVFVLWAYERDGRDLGLGVLLNCFIVGGVLGVLGASVMEYYLLHPSLWIFLGVGLIEEAVKLVALMLVLRRFRQIRGLRAGLVLGAAVGFGFAAFESSGYAFNAAVTMRGLDLRSLLETEILRGLLAPFGHGLWTAIAGGVLLKFREPGGRFRFTGPVIATYLGVSLLHALWDSMHGIAIWLVARITSTGLDPALFAQGYIPTPTEQQKHLFTLFSDGGLVLVSLAGIGWLLSLSRAVRGGGGGGARGRGRRPTYASGPPPG